Proteins co-encoded in one Paracoccus sp. MC1862 genomic window:
- a CDS encoding nucleotidyltransferase family protein → MVLQTPSQALRHGRSLIRELAARHHTANPRVFGSVVTGQDREGSDLDVLVEPLPETTLFDLGGLQDALEEALGVRVDVKTPMDLPPHIRADVLRQAVPV, encoded by the coding sequence ATGGTTCTGCAAACCCCTTCCCAGGCCCTGCGACACGGGCGCAGCCTGATCCGCGAACTTGCGGCCCGGCATCACACCGCCAATCCCCGTGTGTTCGGCTCCGTTGTGACTGGGCAGGATCGTGAAGGAAGCGATCTGGACGTGCTGGTCGAGCCGCTGCCCGAAACCACGCTCTTCGACCTGGGCGGCCTGCAGGACGCGCTGGAGGAGGCCCTTGGGGTGCGCGTCGATGTGAAGACCCCGATGGATCTTCCTCCCCACATCCGGGCTGACGTGCTGCGGCAGGCGGTCCCGGTTTGA
- a CDS encoding helix-turn-helix domain-containing protein, whose product MASLTARSDNLTNIVTDMSLPMLTPQQAASRAEVSRGTIMNAIKDRHLVARRDNRNRWQIDPADLSKWLSDRSDIATVKAVTVDSQQVPLPEENLIRIAVLEAELKGKDQRIADLERDRDDWKAQAQELARRDASQVQIDPSSPPRRWWPWRRS is encoded by the coding sequence GTGGCAAGTCTGACAGCGAGAAGTGACAATCTGACTAATATTGTCACTGACATGTCACTGCCAATGTTGACACCTCAACAGGCGGCAAGCCGCGCCGAGGTTTCGCGCGGCACCATCATGAACGCCATAAAAGATAGGCATCTAGTTGCCAGACGGGACAACCGGAACCGCTGGCAGATCGACCCTGCGGACCTGTCAAAATGGCTGTCAGACCGCTCTGACATTGCCACTGTCAAGGCTGTCACCGTTGACAGTCAGCAGGTGCCACTTCCCGAGGAAAACCTGATCCGCATCGCCGTGCTGGAGGCGGAGCTGAAGGGCAAGGATCAGCGGATCGCGGACTTGGAGCGCGACCGCGACGACTGGAAGGCGCAGGCCCAGGAGCTGGCCCGCCGCGATGCTTCCCAAGTGCAGATCGACCCCTCCTCTCCGCCCCGCCGCTGGTGGCCTTGGCGCCGGTCCTGA
- a CDS encoding MarR family transcriptional regulator — MPRATIHELRRSGVSQEDIELAKATQAAQRRNGAPVQSIAVLVGAALPRQRPNPNPPTDLTDRALRRRGAYDQAALLADQQALQESSPERALKARQAATTLKELSASNQIEFDFFGGNVSIAFQYQDAVTERLFEAAPTPTKAKEAGMILWSICRHLSWQSYECSKTAADLCEITRTDKAQMARALDLLEQVGAIRRVKRGRTKIITVTPEGAFRGNVNTHAQAVERYRLDVIEGGKSDSEK; from the coding sequence ATGCCCAGAGCGACCATCCATGAGCTGCGCCGGTCGGGCGTGTCGCAGGAGGACATCGAGCTTGCCAAGGCCACCCAGGCAGCGCAGCGCCGTAATGGCGCCCCGGTGCAGTCGATCGCCGTGCTGGTCGGCGCTGCGCTGCCCCGTCAGCGCCCCAACCCGAACCCGCCAACCGACCTGACCGACCGCGCCCTGCGCCGCCGTGGCGCCTACGACCAAGCCGCCCTGCTGGCCGATCAGCAGGCCCTTCAGGAAAGCAGCCCGGAGCGGGCCCTGAAGGCCCGCCAAGCCGCCACGACCTTGAAAGAGCTGTCCGCCAGCAACCAGATCGAGTTCGACTTCTTCGGAGGCAACGTGAGCATCGCTTTCCAGTATCAGGACGCCGTAACCGAACGCCTGTTTGAAGCGGCGCCAACGCCCACCAAGGCCAAAGAGGCCGGCATGATCCTTTGGTCGATCTGCCGTCACCTGTCCTGGCAGTCCTATGAGTGCAGCAAGACCGCCGCTGACCTTTGCGAGATCACCCGCACCGATAAGGCGCAGATGGCCCGTGCCTTGGACCTGCTAGAACAGGTTGGCGCCATCCGCCGGGTAAAGCGCGGCCGAACCAAGATCATTACCGTCACGCCGGAGGGCGCCTTCCGGGGCAACGTCAACACCCACGCGCAGGCCGTCGAGCGTTATCGGCTGGACGTGATCGAAGGTGGCAAGTCTGACAGCGAGAAGTGA
- a CDS encoding type II toxin-antitoxin system RelE/ParE family toxin, with protein MIELIRSATFDRWLSGLRDRRAVARIVARLDRLAMGHPGDAEPIGQGLSELRINYGPGYRVYYLQRGPVLVILLCGGDKSSQSRDIQQAKALAAEWKD; from the coding sequence ATGATCGAACTGATCCGAAGCGCCACCTTCGACCGCTGGCTGTCCGGCCTGCGCGACCGTCGTGCCGTTGCCCGCATTGTCGCGCGCCTGGACCGGCTGGCGATGGGGCATCCCGGCGATGCCGAGCCGATCGGCCAAGGCCTCTCCGAGCTTCGGATCAACTACGGGCCGGGCTACCGTGTGTATTACCTCCAGCGCGGTCCCGTTCTCGTCATCCTGCTCTGCGGCGGCGACAAGTCCTCGCAGAGCAGGGACATCCAGCAGGCCAAGGCACTGGCCGCAGAATGGAAGGATTGA
- the aqpZ gene encoding aquaporin Z: MNPQKYAAELIGTFWLTFGGCGSAVLAAAFPEVGIGLLGVSLAFGLTVLTMAYAIGHVSGCHLNPAVTVGLAAGGRFPPSQILPYIVAQVLGAILGALVLYIIANGAPGFDAAASGFASNGYGEHSPGGYSLGSAFVTEVVLTAGFLFIIMGATHGRAPVGFAPIAIGLGLTLIHLISIPVTNTSVNPARSTGPALFQGGWAIGQLWLFWVAPLIGGALGGVLYRWVSPQPEEPVMGGVRSPG; this comes from the coding sequence TATGCAGCCGAGTTGATTGGTACCTTCTGGCTCACCTTCGGGGGCTGTGGCTCGGCGGTGCTGGCTGCGGCCTTTCCTGAGGTGGGCATCGGCCTTCTGGGCGTGTCGCTAGCCTTTGGCTTGACGGTGCTTACCATGGCCTATGCCATTGGCCATGTCTCCGGCTGCCACCTCAACCCGGCCGTGACGGTGGGCCTCGCGGCCGGTGGACGCTTCCCGCCCTCGCAAATCCTGCCCTACATCGTGGCGCAAGTCCTGGGCGCGATCTTGGGCGCGCTGGTGCTTTACATTATCGCCAACGGCGCTCCCGGCTTCGATGCGGCAGCCTCAGGCTTCGCGTCCAATGGCTATGGCGAGCACAGTCCTGGCGGCTACTCGCTGGGCTCGGCCTTCGTGACCGAGGTCGTGCTGACGGCCGGGTTCCTGTTCATTATCATGGGGGCCACCCATGGACGGGCGCCGGTGGGCTTCGCCCCCATCGCCATTGGGCTGGGGCTCACGCTTATCCACCTTATCTCCATTCCTGTGACCAACACCTCGGTGAATCCAGCGCGGTCCACAGGACCCGCGCTCTTCCAAGGCGGCTGGGCCATCGGCCAGCTTTGGCTCTTCTGGGTGGCGCCGCTGATTGGGGGCGCGCTGGGTGGTGTGCTCTATCGCTGGGTGAGCCCGCAGCCCGAGGAGCCGGTGATGGGTGGGGTCCGCAGCCCAGGTTGA
- a CDS encoding addiction module antidote protein, whose protein sequence is MSEETFARYDTADYLQTEADIAAYLEAVMEEGGDDPAYLARALGTVARARNMSALAREVGMSRVGLSKALSGEGNPTLSTVMKVAKALGLKVSIQPAA, encoded by the coding sequence ATGTCTGAGGAAACCTTCGCCCGCTACGACACGGCCGACTACCTCCAGACCGAGGCGGACATTGCCGCCTATCTCGAAGCCGTCATGGAGGAAGGTGGCGACGATCCGGCCTATCTCGCCCGCGCCCTCGGGACCGTGGCCCGCGCCCGGAACATGAGCGCCCTGGCCCGTGAGGTCGGCATGAGCCGGGTGGGGCTCAGCAAGGCGCTGTCCGGCGAGGGCAACCCCACGCTGTCCACCGTGATGAAGGTCGCAAAGGCGCTCGGGCTGAAGGTCTCGATCCAGCCTGCGGCCTGA